One stretch of Theropithecus gelada isolate Dixy chromosome 12, Tgel_1.0, whole genome shotgun sequence DNA includes these proteins:
- the HSPD1 gene encoding 60 kDa heat shock protein, mitochondrial isoform X2, whose translation MLRLPTVFRQMRPVSRVLAPHLTRAYAKDVKFGADARALMLQGVDLLADAVAVTMGPKGRTVIIEQSWGSPKVTKDGVTVAKSIDLKDKYKNIGAKLVQDVANNTNEEAGDGTTTATVLARSIAKEGFEKISKGVMLAVDAVIAELRKQSKPVTTPEEIAQVATISANGDKEIGNIISDAMKKVGRKGVITVKDGKTLNDELEIIEGMKFDRGYISPYFINTSKGQKCEFQDAYVLLSEKKISSVQSIVPALEIANAHRKPLVIIAEDVDGEALSTLVLNRLKVGLQVVAVKAPGFGDNRKNQLKDMAIATGGAVFGEEGLIINVEDVQPHDLGKVGEVIVTKDDAMLLKGKGDKVKIEKRIQEIIEQLDVTTSEYEKEKLNERLAKLSDGVAVLKVGGTSDVEVNEKKDRVTDALNATRAAVEEGIVLGGGCALLRCIPALDSLTPANEDQKIGIEIIKRTLKIPAMTIAKNAGVEGSLIVEKIMQSSSEVGYDAMAGDFVNMVEKGIIDPTKVVRTALLDAAGVASLLTTAEVVVTEIPKEEKDPGMGAMGGMGGGMGGGMF comes from the exons ATGCTTCGGTTACCCACAGTCTTTCGCCAGATGAGACCGGTGTCCAGAGTACTGGCTCCTCATCTCACTCGGGCTTATGCCAAAGATGTAAAATTTGGTGCAGATGCCCGAGCCTTAATGCTTCAAGGTGTAGACCTTTTAGCCGATGCTGTGGCCGTTACAATGGGGCCAAAG ggaagAACAGTGATTATTGAGCAGAGCTGGGGAAGTCCCAAAGTAACAAAAGATGGTGTGACTGTTGCAAAGTCAATCGACTTAaaggataaatataaaaacattggAGCTAAACTTGTTCAAGATGTTGCCAATAACACAAATGAAGAGGCTGGGGATGGCACTACCACTGCTACTGTACTGGCACGCTCTATAGCCAAGGAAGGCTTCGAGAAGATTAGCAAAG gtgtgatgttagctgtTGATGCTGTAATTGCTGAACTTAGAAAGCAGTCTAAACCTGTGACCACCCCTGAAGAAATTGCACAG GTTGCTACAATTTCTGCAAATGGAGACAAAGAAATTGGCAATATCATCTCTGATGCAATGAAAAAGGTTGGAAGAAAGGGTGTCATCACAGTAAAG GATGGAAAAACACTGAATGATGAATTAGAAATTATCGAAGGCATGAAGTTTGATCGAGGCTATATTTCTCCATACTTTATTAATACATCAAAAG GTCAGAAATGTGAATTCCAGGATGCCTATGTTCtgctgagtgaaaagaaaatttctagtGTCCAGTCCATTGTACCTGCTCTTGAAATTGCCAATGCTCACCGTAAGCCTTTGGTCATAATTGCTGAAGACGTTGATGGAGAAGCTCTAAGTACACTCGTCTTGAATAG GCTAAAGGTTGGTCTTCAGGTTGTGGCAGTCAAGGCTCCAGGGTTTGGTGACAATAGAAAGAACCAGCTTAAAGATATGGCTATTGCTACTGGTGGTgca GTGTTTGGAGAAGAGGGTTTGATCATAAATGTTGAAGACGTTCAGCCTCATGACTTAGGAAAAGTTGGAGAGGTCATTGTGACCAAAGACGATGCTATGCTCTTAAAAGGAAAAGGTGACAAGGTTAAAATTGAAAAACGTATTCAAGAAATCATTGAGCAGTTAGATGTCACAACTAgtgaatatgaaaaggaaaaactgaatgaACGGCTGGCAAAACTTTCAGATGGAGTAGCTGTGCTGAAG GTTGGTGGGACAAGTGATGTTgaagtgaatgaaaagaaagacagagttACAGATGCACTTAATGCTACAAGAGCTGCTGTTGAAGAAGGCATTGTTTTGGGAGGGGGTTGTGCCCTGCTTCGATGCATTCCAGCCTTGGACTCATTGACTCCAGCTAATGAAGATCAAAAAATTG gtatagaaattattaaaagaacACTCAAAATTCCAGCAATGACCATTGCTAAGAATGCAGGTGTTGAAGGATCTTTGATAGTTGAGAAAATTATGCAGAGTTCCTCAGAAGTTGGTTATGATGCTATGGCTGGAGATTTTGTGAATATGGTGGAAAAAGGAATTATTGACCCAACAAAG GTTGTGAGAACTGCTTTATTGGATGCTGCTGGTGTGGCCTCTCTGTTAACTACAGCAGAAGTTGTCGTCACAGAAATTCCTAAAGAAGAGAAGGACCCTGGAATGGGTGCAATGGGTGGAATGGGAGGTGGTATGGGAGGTGGCATGTTCTAA
- the HSPD1 gene encoding 60 kDa heat shock protein, mitochondrial isoform X1: MLRLPTVFRQMRPVSRVLAPHLTRAYAKDVKFGADARALMLQGVDLLADAVAVTMGPKGRTVIIEQSWGSPKVTKDGVTVAKSIDLKDKYKNIGAKLVQDVANNTNEEAGDGTTTATVLARSIAKEGFEKISKGANPVEIRRGVMLAVDAVIAELRKQSKPVTTPEEIAQVATISANGDKEIGNIISDAMKKVGRKGVITVKDGKTLNDELEIIEGMKFDRGYISPYFINTSKGQKCEFQDAYVLLSEKKISSVQSIVPALEIANAHRKPLVIIAEDVDGEALSTLVLNRLKVGLQVVAVKAPGFGDNRKNQLKDMAIATGGAVFGEEGLIINVEDVQPHDLGKVGEVIVTKDDAMLLKGKGDKVKIEKRIQEIIEQLDVTTSEYEKEKLNERLAKLSDGVAVLKVGGTSDVEVNEKKDRVTDALNATRAAVEEGIVLGGGCALLRCIPALDSLTPANEDQKIGIEIIKRTLKIPAMTIAKNAGVEGSLIVEKIMQSSSEVGYDAMAGDFVNMVEKGIIDPTKVVRTALLDAAGVASLLTTAEVVVTEIPKEEKDPGMGAMGGMGGGMGGGMF; encoded by the exons ATGCTTCGGTTACCCACAGTCTTTCGCCAGATGAGACCGGTGTCCAGAGTACTGGCTCCTCATCTCACTCGGGCTTATGCCAAAGATGTAAAATTTGGTGCAGATGCCCGAGCCTTAATGCTTCAAGGTGTAGACCTTTTAGCCGATGCTGTGGCCGTTACAATGGGGCCAAAG ggaagAACAGTGATTATTGAGCAGAGCTGGGGAAGTCCCAAAGTAACAAAAGATGGTGTGACTGTTGCAAAGTCAATCGACTTAaaggataaatataaaaacattggAGCTAAACTTGTTCAAGATGTTGCCAATAACACAAATGAAGAGGCTGGGGATGGCACTACCACTGCTACTGTACTGGCACGCTCTATAGCCAAGGAAGGCTTCGAGAAGATTAGCAAAGGTGCTAATCCCGTGGAAATCAGGAGAG gtgtgatgttagctgtTGATGCTGTAATTGCTGAACTTAGAAAGCAGTCTAAACCTGTGACCACCCCTGAAGAAATTGCACAG GTTGCTACAATTTCTGCAAATGGAGACAAAGAAATTGGCAATATCATCTCTGATGCAATGAAAAAGGTTGGAAGAAAGGGTGTCATCACAGTAAAG GATGGAAAAACACTGAATGATGAATTAGAAATTATCGAAGGCATGAAGTTTGATCGAGGCTATATTTCTCCATACTTTATTAATACATCAAAAG GTCAGAAATGTGAATTCCAGGATGCCTATGTTCtgctgagtgaaaagaaaatttctagtGTCCAGTCCATTGTACCTGCTCTTGAAATTGCCAATGCTCACCGTAAGCCTTTGGTCATAATTGCTGAAGACGTTGATGGAGAAGCTCTAAGTACACTCGTCTTGAATAG GCTAAAGGTTGGTCTTCAGGTTGTGGCAGTCAAGGCTCCAGGGTTTGGTGACAATAGAAAGAACCAGCTTAAAGATATGGCTATTGCTACTGGTGGTgca GTGTTTGGAGAAGAGGGTTTGATCATAAATGTTGAAGACGTTCAGCCTCATGACTTAGGAAAAGTTGGAGAGGTCATTGTGACCAAAGACGATGCTATGCTCTTAAAAGGAAAAGGTGACAAGGTTAAAATTGAAAAACGTATTCAAGAAATCATTGAGCAGTTAGATGTCACAACTAgtgaatatgaaaaggaaaaactgaatgaACGGCTGGCAAAACTTTCAGATGGAGTAGCTGTGCTGAAG GTTGGTGGGACAAGTGATGTTgaagtgaatgaaaagaaagacagagttACAGATGCACTTAATGCTACAAGAGCTGCTGTTGAAGAAGGCATTGTTTTGGGAGGGGGTTGTGCCCTGCTTCGATGCATTCCAGCCTTGGACTCATTGACTCCAGCTAATGAAGATCAAAAAATTG gtatagaaattattaaaagaacACTCAAAATTCCAGCAATGACCATTGCTAAGAATGCAGGTGTTGAAGGATCTTTGATAGTTGAGAAAATTATGCAGAGTTCCTCAGAAGTTGGTTATGATGCTATGGCTGGAGATTTTGTGAATATGGTGGAAAAAGGAATTATTGACCCAACAAAG GTTGTGAGAACTGCTTTATTGGATGCTGCTGGTGTGGCCTCTCTGTTAACTACAGCAGAAGTTGTCGTCACAGAAATTCCTAAAGAAGAGAAGGACCCTGGAATGGGTGCAATGGGTGGAATGGGAGGTGGTATGGGAGGTGGCATGTTCTAA